A stretch of DNA from Oncorhynchus clarkii lewisi isolate Uvic-CL-2024 unplaced genomic scaffold, UVic_Ocla_1.0 unplaced_contig_5711_pilon_pilon, whole genome shotgun sequence:
GAAAGACGTTGGTTAAATGTGAGCAGCTCAGCGACGTTAGGATTTTGAAAGTCGTCTCGTGTAAACCCGGCATTACAGAAGACATTGCTGCAGTGTTGTCAATAAGCTAAAGCCATCAGCTAAACCAGTCTTTTAATAACTCTGATTGCGCTTCTTGTCCAGATTAGTCACGTTTGTGTGTTGACTGTTGTATTGGCCCTGCCTCTCTGCAGGCGAGCTCTGTAACCTCATCACCCTGGACGTAGCCCATAACCAGCTGGAACATCTACCCAAGGAGATCGGCAACTGCACCCAGATCACCAACCTGGACCTACAGCACAACGAGCTACTGGACCTACCAGAAACTATAGGTGAGACTGACCGGGACCTCAGCAGTCAGAAATGTTCTCTCCTCAATGCAATCATCTGCCTATACTCTGCCTACAGGATACCAATACTGACACAGCTGCACAGTGCACATTCTTAACTGTACATTGTGACGATAAAACATTTGAGAATTGTCATTAATTGTATAATCTACAGTTTTAGGAACTGCAAGTGCTGGTATTTAAGATAAGATGGTACTTTATTGATCTCCCAGAGGGGGAATTTGATTGCACCAGACAGACAATACATACTTACATTTCATACATTTGAAATGCTTAACATGATATCTAATATCTGACTTTGTTGATTGTCATTTTCGTATTTAACTGTCTCGTTGCAGGTAACTTGGCAAGCATAAACCGCTTGGGTCTGCGGTACAACCGGTTGTCAGCCATCCCCAGATCGCTAGCCAagtgcagagaactggaagagcTCAACCTAGAAAACAACAACATCTCCGTGTTACCAGAAGTGAGTGGTGCTTTTATTGATTGCTGCATTTAATGGTATTGTTAGGGATATAGCATATATAtctacctccttctctctatcccagGGTCTCCTGTCTAGTCTGGTGAATCTGACCAGTCTAACCCTGGCGAGGAACTGTTTCCAGTCCTACCCGGTGGGAGGACCCTCCCAGTTCTCCACCATCTACTCTCTCAACATGGAGCACAACCGCATCAACAAGATCCCCTTTGGAATCTTCTCCAGGGCCAAAGTCCTCAGCAAACTCAACATGAAGGTAAGGATGCTGTCCATTGTTACGTGTTGTTATCCCCTTCCCTCTGTTTTGATGACTTCTAGTAAAGTGGACCAAGACGATAGTCCCAGACATTATGTAGGCAGGACAACATCTTTCTTCTGACGTTaacagtagataaagggcctcattgccaaaatcccgaactatccctttaagcttGACAATGGTTAATGATGGTGGCTCAGGTAAAGAGGTGACATTGTTCAATAAGGTGTTGCTCATCATGTCGTCTTTCTGTTCTGGTTCTGGAATTGTTGTCAATGTCATCGTTTTTTTTTCAGGACAACCAGTTGACGTCTCTGCCTCTAGACTTTGGCACGTGGACCAGTATGGTGGAGCTCAACCTGGCCACCAATCAGTTGACAAAGATCCCTGAGGACATCTGCGGTCTCGTTTCGCTTGAGGTGAGGCCTAGATAGAATTCCCAGATGGGATCTTTCCTGAGAAATGTGGACTTACTACTTTTCTGATGCCGTCATCAATTCATACATtattctgaagctaagcagggttggtcctggtcagttcctggatgggagaccagatgctgctggaagtggtgttggagggccagtaggaggcactctttcctttgGTCGAAaataatatcccaatgccccagggcagtgattggggacactgccctgtgtagggtgccgtctttcggatgggacgttaaatgggtgtcctgactctctgaggtcattaaagatcccatggcacttatcgtaagagtcaAACcgtcaaaccatcacggtcacctaataatccccagtttacaattggctcattcacccccctcctctcccctgtaactattccccaggtcgttgctgcaaatgagaacttgttctcagtcaatttacctggtaaaataatggaaaaataaaaaataaaattcaaACTGACCAGAAAATCTAAATGATAATCACTCTCCCATTTCAGCATACAGTATTAGGTTTGTAACACAAGCTACAGGTTGTGACAGTTCGCTTCAGTGTTCTGAAACATCTTGTTTTGTTCACAGGTCTTGATATTGTCCAACAATCTTCTCAAGAAGTTGCCACATGGTATTGGCAACCTGAGGAAACTACGGGAGCTCGACTTGGAGGAGAACAAGCTGGAATCGCTCCCGAATGAAATCGCTTACCTGAAAGATTTACAGGTTTGATACTATTACGTTATTTCCCTACACTGTCACGTAAGCATTTAGGCCTATCTTTAACTAAAATGTGTTGAGTTATAAACGATTCAAAGACCACTAACAGATGTAGTGATACCGTAGTGCTGTGATGAGTCATTTCAttgacacaagtaatctttctTCTActtttaaaggcccaatgcattaaaaaaatagatttatatatacactttatagtgccttcggaaagttcagaccccttgactttttccacattttgttactttacagccttattctgaaattgatgaaattgttttttcccctcatcaatctagacacaataccccacaatgacagttttttttacggaagtattcagaccctttgctatgagactcgaaattgagctcatgtgcatcctgttccaATTGATCGTCCTTGATATTACTACTCCCGAGtgttgcagtggtctaaggcactgcatctcagtgctacaggtgtcactacagaccctggttcgattccaggctgtatcacaaccggccgtgattgggagtcccatagggcggcgcacaattggcccagcgttgttaggGTGTGGCCGTGGTAAGCCGttattgtaaacaagaatttgttcttaactgacttgcctagttaaataaaggtaaaatttaaaataaactacaacttgattgttcacctgtgataaattcaattgattggacatgattgggaAAGGCGTATATAAgcccccacagttgacagtgcatgtcagagcgaaaaccaagccatgtagttgaaggaattgtccgaagagctcagagacaggattgtgtcgaggcacagatctggggaaacctggcaccatccctatggtgaagcatggtggtggcagcatcctgctgtggggatgtttttcagctgcaggggctgggagactggttgggatcgaggcaaagacgagcagagagatccttaatgaaaacctggtccagagcgctcaggacctccaactggggcgatggttcaccctctaacaagacaacgaccctaagcacacagccaagatgacacaggagtggcatcgggacaagtctcttgaatgttcttgagtagcccagccagagcccggacttgaacccgatcgaacatctggaaagacctgaaaacagctgtgcagcaacactccccatccaacctgacagtgattgagaggatctacagagaagaatgagaaactcccaagcttgtagcgtcatacccaagaagactcaaagctgtaattactgccaaaggtgcttcaacaaagtactgagtaaagggtctgaatacttatgtaaatgtgttattttctaaaaacctgtttttgctttgtcattatgggatatcatgtgtagattgaggggggggggacaattgaaTCTAACAATGTGAAAAGtccaggtctgaatactttccgaaggcactgtatatacagaaaTACAtggaccccttcaaattagtggatttggctatttcagccacacctgttgatgactggtgtataaaattgagcacacagccatgcaatctccatagcacaacattggcagtagaatggccttagtgtagagctctgactttcaacgtggcaccgttataggatgccgcctttccaacaagtcatttcGTAAAATTTCTGTCCTTCTAGAGCTTCTacggtcaactataagtgctgttattgtgaagcggaaatgtctaggagcaacagcggctcagtCGTGAAGTGGTAGATCACACacgctcacagaatgggaccgccgagtactGAAGCGTGTAgagcgtaaaaatcatctgtcctcggttgcaacactcactactgagttccaaactgcctctggaagcagcgtcagcacaagaactgtcggtcaggagtttcatgaaatggctTTCCATGGCATCTGGAGTGGtgtgagtggtgtaaagctcgccgccattggactctggagcagtggaaacgcattctctggagcgatgaatcatgcttcaccatctggtagtccccatcgaacacctttgggatgaattgggaaGCCTACTGTGAGCCAGGcttaatcggccaacatcagtgcctgacctcactaatgctcttgtggctgaatggaagccagtcccaacatctagtggaaagcctttccagaagagtggaggctgttctagcagcaacggggagaccaactccatattaaggcccatgattttggaatgagatgtttgacgcgcaggtgtccacatacttttgtatttcCACACTAAGGTTGGCATAATGCTGTGAAATTGtaaaaaatgatgataatgctcttagtgtaagagctgtttgaaaagaccgtcTCTAAAATGTAAGCCTGTTTTGGTGGATTGGAGTTTGGGCCTGACATCCCCAAgtggtaaatgagttaatagaccaataagaaggaGTCCCAGAACAATAAGAGCAATCTTTCACttgtcccctccccactcagaccactctgaCACTCCTAGCACCATTTTTGCTGGAGAAATTGCTCTTGGATAAtaatctatttttattttttatttattgaaaACAATTTGAtatgctgcattggacctttttaAATAAACCATTTTATATCTCCAGGGTTTGAACGATGGAGCTCAGAATCATTTATtcaccaacgtttcgacagctaAGCTGTTTTCATCATGTGATATTGACATTCCATTTTTGCTTGTATCCTATCAGAAACTAGTGTTGACCAATAATCAGCTGACCACGTTGCCCCGTGGGATCGGTCACCTCACCAACCTGACCCACCTGGGTCTGGGAGAGAACCTGCTGCAGCACCTGCCAGAGGAGATCGGTAAGTACATTTTACCTCATACCACTGGGTACTGGTCTGTTTCTGCTGAGACCACTCGTTGTACTCTGTCATTTGCCAAATATACAgaaagactggtacccaggctacaaaCAACTCGGACTAGGAGTGAATCTCAAAAGTACTTCCTTGATTCCTTCCATCCTCACCTGAACTCCAAATGTCATCGAGAAACAAGGAGCTTATTGGAGGAGGTCACAAGCTTTCATTTGGatacagaatagagagagaactaCATGTGGTCCTTTGTAGGTCAGTTGGTAGACCATGGTGCTTGTAACGCCAGGGTGGTGGTTAGATTCTCGGGACCACCCAtacttaaaatgtatgcacgcatttatttcaccaggtaggtgaaaccattatttaaccaggtaggcaagttgagtacaagttctcatttacaattgtgacctggccaagataaagcaaagtagtttgacacgaacaacaacacagagttacacatggagtaaaacaaacatacagtcaataatacagtagaaaaataagtctatacgactgactaagtcgctttggataaaagcgtctgctagaTGGCATATATTACATATAAAACGTAACTTCAGCTAAACAGTTTAATTAGCATATTTTAGCCCCAGCAATAATTACTGTATGTACCTGATGTCTGTGCCTCCAGGTAGAATATAACACTCCTgtatcctccacccctcctctccctccatccctctctctatcctttcctccctcctttctttccaTCCTAGGTACACTGGAGAACTTGGAGGAGCTGTACCTCAATGACAACCCCAACCTGCACAGCCTCCCGTTTGAGCTGGCCCTGTGCAGCAAGCTGTCCATCATGAGCATCGAGAACTGTCCTCTCAGCCATCTGCCCCCGCAGATCGTCGCCGGGGGCCCCTCCTTCATTATCCAGTTCCTCAAGATGCAGGGGCCCTACCGGGCCATGGTCTGATAGGGCCCGGAGG
This window harbors:
- the LOC139395909 gene encoding leucine-rich repeat protein SHOC-2, translated to MDTQLSHSQVIKELNKCREENSMRLDLSKRSIHMLPTSIKELTQLAELYLYSNKLQSLPSEVGCLSGLVTLALSENSLTSLPESLDSLKKLRMLDLRHNKLREIPAVVYRVTSLTTLYLRFNRITAVERDIRNLAKLTMLSIRENKIKQLPAEIGELCNLITLDVAHNQLEHLPKEIGNCTQITNLDLQHNELLDLPETIGNLASINRLGLRYNRLSAIPRSLAKCRELEELNLENNNISVLPEGLLSSLVNLTSLTLARNCFQSYPVGGPSQFSTIYSLNMEHNRINKIPFGIFSRAKVLSKLNMKDNQLTSLPLDFGTWTSMVELNLATNQLTKIPEDICGLVSLEVLILSNNLLKKLPHGIGNLRKLRELDLEENKLESLPNEIAYLKDLQKLVLTNNQLTTLPRGIGHLTNLTHLGLGENLLQHLPEEIGTLENLEELYLNDNPNLHSLPFELALCSKLSIMSIENCPLSHLPPQIVAGGPSFIIQFLKMQGPYRAMV